One window of the Peptacetobacter hiranonis genome contains the following:
- a CDS encoding ABC-three component system middle component 6 — protein MIVDFDKKPSKSIIYTTSIVLEYLKNKNNCLNIENILEYSLEKGVDYALFFLSIDWLFLIGVVKNINDRNELVLCD, from the coding sequence ATGATTGTTGATTTTGATAAAAAACCTTCTAAATCTATTATCTATACTACTTCTATAGTGTTAGAATATCTAAAGAATAAAAATAATTGTTTAAATATTGAAAATATCCTTGAATATTCATTAGAAAAAGGAGTCGATTACGCTCTTTTCTTTTTATCTATAGATTGGTTATTTTTAATAGGTGTTGTTAAAAATATTAATGATAGAAATGAGTTGGTTTTATGCGATTAA
- a CDS encoding DUF2326 domain-containing protein, with translation MRLKKLEVINTIDNTLIREIIFNKNGLSLFVDDTNKGSGSNIGKSTAAKVIDLCLGAKSTSDIYKEDDTGENEVVKNFIIRNKVRAKLYTEIDGMEYIFGRDLFPRGKCFINEEICKSSDKFRDDLNSIIFDNNNSKPTFRQLISKFIRLDDINENNLLKYIPSTSNLTYHLVYSFLLKLNTENYDSYDALETNKSLQKEINVILKKNAVSSPEELETKVMLLNSSLEDLKETYKNLSVFDDFENKRKHINELTHKINLLEEEIDYLTLRKNILDDKINKENAKISNIDHSSLKKLYDETVSINLENTLKSFKELEDFHNGMINKRIDILDKNQIEIQNRICELDIKLKSLKEEFEQNYTTFDFEFANKFEEHFDTYNQTKENYIVAKDDYQYVLKLNKEINDNLKIANNSNTHKESLKDIEMNFNNYFSLLTNDILGEKFALCITDDKEKFPLSITGLNGKLGTGTKKAMISCFDLALIEYAIDKKIKMPYFEIHDKMENIPLSELENIIKKSRTLDSQYIFPILRDRIKDLGVSDSEIVLKLSKEEKFFLI, from the coding sequence ATGCGATTAAAAAAATTAGAAGTTATCAATACCATTGATAATACTTTAATAAGAGAAATTATTTTTAATAAAAATGGATTATCTTTATTTGTTGACGATACAAATAAAGGCAGTGGTAGTAATATTGGAAAAAGTACCGCTGCTAAGGTAATAGATTTATGCCTTGGAGCCAAAAGTACATCTGATATTTACAAAGAAGATGATACTGGTGAAAATGAGGTAGTTAAAAATTTTATTATAAGAAATAAAGTTAGAGCTAAATTATATACTGAAATTGATGGAATGGAATACATTTTTGGAAGAGACTTATTTCCAAGAGGTAAATGCTTTATAAATGAAGAAATCTGTAAAAGTTCTGATAAATTTAGAGATGATTTAAATTCAATAATTTTTGATAATAATAATAGTAAACCAACATTTAGACAGTTAATATCTAAATTTATAAGACTAGATGATATAAATGAAAATAATTTATTAAAATATATACCTAGTACATCAAATTTAACTTATCATCTAGTTTATAGTTTTCTTTTAAAACTCAATACTGAAAATTATGACTCATATGATGCTCTAGAAACAAATAAATCTTTACAAAAGGAAATTAATGTTATTTTGAAAAAAAATGCGGTATCAAGCCCGGAAGAACTAGAAACAAAAGTTATGCTATTAAATTCTAGCTTAGAGGATCTTAAAGAAACTTATAAAAACTTAAGTGTTTTTGATGATTTTGAGAACAAAAGAAAACATATAAACGAATTAACTCATAAAATAAATTTGCTTGAAGAAGAAATTGATTATTTAACTTTGAGAAAAAATATTTTAGATGATAAAATTAATAAAGAAAATGCAAAAATTTCAAATATAGACCATTCTTCTTTAAAAAAATTATATGATGAAACTGTTAGTATCAATTTAGAAAATACTCTAAAATCATTTAAAGAACTTGAAGATTTTCACAATGGAATGATAAACAAGAGAATTGACATATTAGATAAAAATCAGATAGAAATTCAAAATAGAATATGTGAATTAGATATAAAATTAAAATCTTTAAAAGAAGAATTTGAACAAAACTATACTACATTTGATTTTGAATTTGCTAATAAATTTGAAGAGCATTTTGATACCTATAATCAGACTAAAGAAAATTATATTGTAGCAAAAGATGATTATCAATATGTTTTAAAATTAAATAAAGAAATAAATGATAATTTAAAAATAGCAAATAATTCAAATACACATAAAGAAAGCTTAAAAGATATAGAAATGAATTTTAATAACTATTTTTCGTTATTAACTAATGATATACTTGGAGAAAAATTCGCTTTATGTATAACAGACGATAAAGAAAAATTCCCTCTTAGTATAACTGGTTTAAACGGAAAGCTTGGAACTGGTACTAAGAAAGCTATGATTTCTTGTTTCGATTTAGCTCTAATTGAATATGCGATAGATAAAAAAATTAAAATGCCTTATTTTGAAATTCATGACAAAATGGAAAATATTCCTTTATCTGAATTAGAAAATATTATAAAAAAATCTAGAACTTTAGATAGCCAATATATATTCCCTATTTTAAGAGATAGAATTAAAGATCTTGGAGTATCCGATAGCGAAATTGTACTTAAGTTATCTAAAGAGGAAAAGTTCTTTTTAATATAA
- a CDS encoding recombinase family protein, giving the protein MKAALYVRVSTTYQIDKDSLPVQRQDLINYAKYAFNIDDYKIFEDAGFSGKNTNRPAFQNMMDRIRSREFSHLFVWKIDRVSRNLLDFCDMYEELKKYNCTFVSKNEQFDTSSAMGEAMLKIILVFAELERKLTSERVTSIMLARAEKGLWNGANVPLGYSYDEETKYPVINENEAKTIRFIFDMYEKRQSTAAISKYLNENNVHTKRGGSWTSKGIGDIIHNPFYYGTLRYNYRESARGKKKSEDEWIVKENNHEGIISKEQWLRCNKIIEENAKKNASRFRSMNQIQHIFGGLIYCKTCGAKYICSLDKPRKDGYKPSRYICGGKIKGVICDNKIVTDVTIGDFMLQYVLNFISCINKIPSNLEDLENRLLGNYDVCLDYDSLYDTFSMLAYIKQMRKNNYKYEDLDKIVDFEKVKSNKSEIDSLLENKSKLERAAERLTNLYLYDDVPMSEREFYKRKTEIEDKLSEVNEKLNALNNEKNKPKITDLGFMDEMDDLLLRLDFTGSSLRELTMNNDRKILKDFFETIIEKIIVCDKRVDSIVFRNGLVHKFYYK; this is encoded by the coding sequence ATGAAAGCAGCTCTTTACGTTAGAGTATCGACAACTTATCAGATAGATAAAGATTCGTTACCAGTTCAACGTCAGGATTTAATCAACTACGCAAAATATGCTTTTAATATCGACGACTATAAAATATTTGAGGATGCAGGGTTCTCTGGTAAAAATACTAATAGACCAGCATTTCAAAATATGATGGATAGAATAAGATCAAGAGAGTTCTCTCACCTTTTTGTATGGAAAATAGATAGGGTAAGTCGTAATCTTTTAGACTTCTGTGATATGTATGAAGAACTGAAAAAATATAACTGTACTTTCGTTTCTAAGAACGAACAATTCGACACCAGTTCAGCGATGGGTGAGGCAATGCTTAAAATAATACTTGTATTCGCCGAACTTGAAAGAAAATTAACTTCTGAGAGGGTTACTTCAATAATGCTTGCAAGAGCCGAAAAAGGACTATGGAATGGAGCTAATGTTCCTCTAGGATATTCCTATGATGAGGAAACTAAGTATCCTGTAATAAATGAGAATGAGGCTAAAACGATTAGATTTATATTTGATATGTACGAAAAAAGACAGTCTACTGCTGCTATATCAAAATACTTAAATGAAAATAATGTACATACAAAACGTGGTGGTAGTTGGACTAGTAAAGGTATTGGAGATATAATCCATAACCCATTCTACTATGGAACGTTAAGATATAACTATCGTGAGTCAGCACGAGGTAAAAAGAAGTCTGAGGATGAATGGATTGTAAAAGAAAACAACCATGAAGGAATTATATCAAAGGAGCAATGGTTACGTTGTAATAAGATTATAGAAGAAAATGCTAAAAAGAATGCTTCCAGATTTAGAAGTATGAATCAGATTCAGCATATCTTCGGTGGACTTATTTATTGTAAGACTTGTGGAGCTAAATATATCTGTTCTTTGGATAAGCCTCGTAAGGATGGTTATAAACCTAGTAGATATATATGCGGTGGAAAAATAAAAGGAGTTATCTGTGACAATAAAATTGTAACTGATGTTACTATAGGTGATTTTATGCTCCAGTACGTTTTGAATTTCATTAGCTGCATAAACAAAATTCCTTCTAATCTTGAAGATTTAGAAAATAGACTTTTAGGTAATTATGATGTGTGCCTGGACTATGACTCTTTATATGATACTTTTTCTATGCTGGCATATATAAAACAAATGAGAAAAAATAATTATAAGTATGAGGATCTAGATAAGATAGTTGATTTTGAGAAGGTAAAAAGTAATAAATCTGAGATAGATTCTCTTCTTGAAAATAAATCTAAACTTGAAAGAGCTGCAGAACGTCTTACTAATCTTTATTTATATGATGATGTTCCTATGTCTGAGAGAGAGTTTTATAAACGTAAAACTGAGATAGAAGACAAGCTATCTGAAGTAAATGAAAAACTAAATGCTTTGAATAATGAAAAGAATAAACCTAAGATAACTGACTTAGGATTTATGGATGAGATGGATGACTTACTTCTTAGACTAGACTTTACTGGCTCTTCTTTAAGGGAATTGACTATGAATAACGATAGGAAAATATTGAAGGACTTCTTTGAAACGATAATTGAAAAAATAATAGTCTGTGATAAAAGAGTTGACTCTATAGTTTTTAGAAATGGATTAGTACATAAATTTTACTATAAATAA
- a CDS encoding 4-hydroxybutyrate dehydrogenase, with the protein MKMFQNITQVNQYKSCEEFVREFEIGESDFILATKTIYNKYFSDMGLKAKVFFKSDYGKGEPTDVMVNALLEDFRKSGCNRVIAIGGGAVIDMAKILVLAGNGDAADYYQRKIPLEKELPIIAVPTTCGAGSEVSSVSIAEFVEMGTKIGLADPSIFPDYAIIIPEFLTELSYDFFATSAIDALIHAIESYVSPKANLYTRMFATKAMEMLLKGFKLITENGQEYRFNLLEEFLVASNLAGISFANAGTGAVHRLSYPLSGVYHVTHGEANYQFLTAVFKHYQAANPTGFIKELNEFLGSVMGCDPDDVYPEIEKLLEKVIVRKPLRDYGMKEDEIESFAVSVEKSQQRLLNQSYVKFDVEEMMEIYRELY; encoded by the coding sequence ATGAAAATGTTTCAAAATATAACTCAGGTAAATCAGTATAAAAGCTGTGAAGAGTTTGTTAGGGAGTTTGAGATAGGAGAAAGTGACTTTATTTTAGCTACAAAGACAATTTATAATAAATACTTTTCAGATATGGGGCTTAAAGCAAAGGTGTTCTTTAAGAGCGATTATGGAAAAGGTGAGCCTACAGATGTAATGGTAAATGCTCTTTTAGAGGATTTTAGAAAATCTGGCTGCAATCGTGTAATAGCAATCGGTGGTGGAGCAGTTATAGATATGGCTAAAATACTTGTTTTAGCTGGAAATGGAGATGCAGCAGACTACTATCAGAGAAAAATACCACTAGAAAAGGAACTACCTATAATAGCAGTTCCAACCACTTGTGGTGCAGGAAGTGAAGTTAGTAGTGTATCTATAGCTGAATTTGTCGAAATGGGTACAAAAATAGGGCTTGCGGATCCATCAATATTCCCAGATTATGCAATAATAATACCAGAGTTTTTAACTGAGCTTTCTTATGATTTCTTTGCAACTAGCGCAATTGATGCACTAATTCATGCAATTGAAAGTTATGTTTCACCAAAAGCCAATTTATATACAAGAATGTTTGCAACTAAGGCAATGGAGATGCTTTTAAAAGGTTTCAAACTTATCACAGAAAATGGGCAAGAGTATAGATTTAATTTGTTAGAAGAGTTTTTAGTTGCTTCTAACTTAGCGGGTATATCATTTGCAAATGCTGGAACAGGGGCAGTGCATCGGTTGAGCTATCCTTTAAGTGGAGTGTACCATGTTACACATGGAGAGGCTAATTATCAGTTCTTGACAGCAGTGTTTAAGCATTATCAGGCTGCAAATCCAACAGGATTTATTAAAGAGCTTAATGAGTTTTTAGGTAGTGTTATGGGATGCGATCCAGATGATGTTTATCCTGAGATTGAGAAGCTGCTTGAAAAGGTTATCGTTAGAAAGCCTCTTAGAGATTATGGTATGAAGGAAGATGAGATAGAGAGCTTTGCTGTTAGTGTTGAGAAGAGTCAGCAGCGTCTGTTGAATCAGAGCTATGTGAAGTTTGATGTTGAAGAGATGATGGAGATTTATAGAGAGTTATATTAG
- a CDS encoding YdbC family protein, which produces MAGIKYNIVKEVGVVSENSSGWTKEINLISWNDRAPKYDIRDWAPGHEKMGKGVTLSADELRELKRILNEMDI; this is translated from the coding sequence ATGGCGGGGATAAAATACAATATAGTTAAAGAGGTTGGAGTTGTTTCAGAAAATAGTTCTGGATGGACTAAGGAGATAAATCTAATCAGTTGGAATGATAGAGCGCCAAAATATGATATAAGAGATTGGGCACCAGGACATGAGAAGATGGGTAAAGGAGTTACTCTATCGGCTGATGAATTAAGAGAATTAAAAAGAATATTAAATGAAATGGATATATAA
- a CDS encoding helix-turn-helix domain-containing protein: MNINQIIKEKRKALSLTQEQLANQLGVSTPAVSKWESGASYPDITILPNLAKILKTDINTLLSFQSDLSDEEINNRIKDLSSFALNHTIDEIFEKSMDIISEYPNCYKLILNVALSLDGFAIFKVGNSDLDKLEKLSLKVEELYRKVMDSTDVNIKSLARQQLIFKEVNRKNFDKAEELLETIPDKLMVDKSELKTRVEFAKGNLNEAKKAAQEKLYALASDVNSQLLLLLDIELNQGNIETAKYITDVSCNLCKTLDIWEYTANLGKFQFYIKTKNADAFVETLSALIETYGDIFKQNNSPLYSEINLVKDNYDDNFTNNFIDTFMSTIIKSLETDDELDFVKDNPKFKEIIASAITKSNR; encoded by the coding sequence ATGAACATAAATCAAATAATAAAAGAAAAAAGAAAAGCTCTTTCTCTAACTCAAGAACAACTTGCTAACCAGCTTGGTGTATCTACTCCAGCCGTTAGTAAATGGGAAAGTGGAGCTTCTTACCCAGATATAACAATACTTCCAAATCTTGCAAAAATATTAAAAACAGATATAAACACTTTACTATCATTCCAATCAGATTTATCCGATGAAGAAATAAATAATCGGATAAAAGATTTATCAAGCTTTGCACTTAATCACACTATAGATGAAATATTTGAAAAATCAATGGATATAATTTCAGAGTATCCAAACTGCTACAAACTAATACTAAATGTAGCTTTATCTTTAGATGGCTTTGCAATATTTAAAGTAGGAAACTCTGATTTAGATAAGCTTGAAAAATTATCACTAAAAGTAGAAGAATTATATCGAAAAGTTATGGACTCTACAGATGTAAATATAAAAAGTCTTGCTCGGCAACAGTTAATATTTAAAGAAGTTAATAGAAAAAATTTTGATAAAGCAGAAGAACTTTTAGAAACCATTCCTGATAAACTAATGGTTGATAAATCAGAACTTAAAACCAGAGTGGAATTCGCTAAAGGTAACTTAAACGAAGCTAAAAAAGCTGCTCAAGAAAAGTTGTACGCACTTGCTTCAGATGTAAATTCTCAATTATTACTTCTTTTAGATATAGAACTCAATCAAGGAAATATAGAAACAGCTAAATATATCACTGACGTATCTTGTAATCTATGCAAAACACTAGATATTTGGGAATATACAGCAAACTTAGGTAAATTCCAATTCTACATTAAAACTAAAAATGCTGATGCTTTTGTAGAAACACTTTCAGCACTTATAGAAACATATGGTGACATATTTAAACAAAATAACTCTCCTCTATATAGTGAAATTAACCTGGTTAAAGATAACTATGATGATAATTTTACTAATAATTTTATAGACACATTTATGTCTACTATAATAAAATCTCTTGAAACAGATGATGAACTTGACTTTGTGAAAGATAATCCAAAATTCAAAGAAATCATAGCATCAGCTATAACAAAATCGAATAGATAA